GGCCAATCTCACGCGACTGTCGGCTCCGGACGCTGACAAGCGCTTTTCATTCGCCATTGGCGCCGATCCGGGCACACTTGCAAACATCGATTTCATGCTGCTTGGCGCAGACTCTGATAGCGACTCGGACCGGCAACCTGTCACCCGTGCGGCTGCCTGTGCCACGGAAGCGAGCAATGTGACCACGGCGGCGACCTTGGTCAGCAACTCCTGCAACCCAGGGCAACCCGCTCAAGCGTGCACGTCTGCAACTAACGCATTCGACGGTGCCGTGGATTCCTTCAGGCACTGCATTCGCAATCACATGCAGATGAAATAGCGCAAGAGCGTCGACGGTGTGCACTGGCGCGCACCGTCGGCCTCCCCCCTCAGAGCCGCTCAAACACCGCCGCTATGCCCTGGCCGCCGCCGATGCACATGGTCACCAGTGCATGGCGACCGCCGCTGCGGTGCAGCTCGTAGATGGCCTTGATGGCGAGGAAGGCGCCGGAGCAGCCGATCGGATGGCCGAGCGCGATGGCGCCGCCGTTGGGATTGGTCTTGACCGGATCCAGTCCCAGACCGCGGGACACGGCGATAGCCTGGGCAGCGAAGGCTTCGTTGGATTCGATCACGTCCATCTGATCCAGGCTCATGCCGGCCTTCTTCAGTGCCAGCTTCGAGGCCGGGATCGGGCCTTCGCCCATGATCTCGTTGGGCACACCGGCCACCGCGTAGGACACCAGGCGTGCCAGCGGCTTGTGGCCAGAGTTTGCGGCGTGGGCGGCATTGGCCAGCACCACGAAGGCGGCGCCGTCGTTGATGCCGGAGGCGTTGCCGGCGGTCACCGAACCATCCTTCTTGAAAGCCGGCTTCATCTTGGCCAGGGTTTCCAGCGTGGTGTCGGGGCGCACGTGCTCGTCGGTATCGATGGTCACCTCGCCCTTGCGGGTCTGCTTGACGATGGGGACGATCTGATCCTTGAAACGACCTTCGGCGATGGCCGCTGCCGCCCGTCGATGGGATTCCACCGCCAGAGCGTCCTGCTCCTCGCGACTGATGTTCCA
The nucleotide sequence above comes from Rhodanobacteraceae bacterium. Encoded proteins:
- a CDS encoding acetyl-CoA C-acyltransferase family protein, giving the protein MTTRDVVILGAARSPIGSFGGGLADFEPHELAGTVMKEAVARSGVDPQAIHYVTVGNCIPTGPRYAYVARVAAIQAGLPMDSVAMAVNRLCSSGLQGIVTTAQNILLGDCDYGIGGGVEVMSRGGYLSTAMRSGARMGDTKMIDLMVDALTDPFGVGHMGITAENLVAKWNISREEQDALAVESHRRAAAAIAEGRFKDQIVPIVKQTRKGEVTIDTDEHVRPDTTLETLAKMKPAFKKDGSVTAGNASGINDGAAFVVLANAAHAANSGHKPLARLVSYAVAGVPNEIMGEGPIPASKLALKKAGMSLDQMDVIESNEAFAAQAIAVSRGLGLDPVKTNPNGGAIALGHPIGCSGAFLAIKAIYELHRSGGRHALVTMCIGGGQGIAAVFERL